A genomic stretch from Gammaproteobacteria bacterium includes:
- a CDS encoding SLC13 family permease — protein MAGAQRQAPGRMSLAVVTLAALAIAIVLSCTTRLNVGLIAIALAWVIGVYGAGLSVRDVTDGFPVGLFLTLAGVTLLFSQAHVNGTLDIVAHNATRLCRGRVGLVPIMYFALGAAVASAGPGNIATTGLLAPMAMATALRAGIPPFLMAVMVGNGCNAGSLSPLAPSGIIVTGLMERIGLPGFEVNTWLYNLGAHAIVAFGAYFLFGGWKLLARTDRVALATDGKTAALDLHQRLTLAIIGLLIVGVIFVGVDIGMAAFSGAVILTLLRAADEQAAVKGMPWSTILMVCGVTLLIGLLEQTGGMDLFAKLLSTAATPATIIPFIGVTIGLISAYSSTSAVILPAFLPTVPGLVENLGGGDPLALASTMNVAGHLVDVSPLSTIGALCVASVPAGDASRRLFNQLLAWGLSMTVVGATLCWLMFSGI, from the coding sequence ATGGCGGGCGCGCAACGGCAGGCACCCGGCCGCATGAGCCTCGCGGTCGTCACGCTCGCCGCTTTGGCGATCGCGATCGTATTGAGCTGCACCACGCGGCTCAACGTCGGCCTGATCGCGATCGCGCTCGCCTGGGTCATCGGCGTCTACGGCGCCGGTCTTTCCGTCCGAGACGTGACCGACGGGTTCCCCGTCGGCCTGTTCCTCACGCTCGCGGGCGTCACGCTGCTGTTCAGCCAGGCGCACGTCAACGGGACGCTCGACATCGTCGCGCACAACGCCACGCGCCTCTGTCGCGGCCGCGTCGGGCTCGTGCCGATCATGTATTTCGCGCTCGGCGCGGCCGTCGCGTCCGCCGGGCCGGGCAACATCGCGACGACCGGGTTGCTCGCCCCGATGGCGATGGCGACCGCGCTCCGGGCCGGGATCCCGCCTTTTCTGATGGCCGTCATGGTCGGCAACGGCTGTAACGCCGGCTCGCTGTCGCCGCTCGCCCCTTCGGGCATCATCGTCACGGGCCTCATGGAGCGCATCGGGCTGCCCGGCTTCGAGGTGAACACCTGGCTCTACAATCTCGGCGCGCACGCGATCGTCGCATTCGGCGCGTATTTTCTGTTCGGCGGGTGGAAGCTGCTCGCGCGCACGGACCGCGTCGCGCTCGCGACGGACGGGAAGACCGCGGCGCTCGATCTCCATCAGCGGCTCACGCTCGCGATCATCGGCCTCTTGATCGTCGGCGTCATCTTCGTCGGCGTCGACATCGGCATGGCGGCGTTCTCGGGAGCCGTGATCCTCACGCTGCTGCGCGCCGCGGACGAGCAAGCCGCGGTCAAGGGCATGCCGTGGAGCACGATCCTGATGGTCTGCGGGGTGACGCTGCTGATCGGGCTGCTGGAGCAGACCGGCGGGATGGATCTCTTCGCGAAGCTCCTGTCCACCGCTGCGACGCCGGCGACGATCATTCCGTTCATCGGTGTCACGATCGGGCTGATCTCGGCGTACTCGAGCACGTCGGCCGTGATCCTGCCGGCGTTCCTGCCGACCGTGCCGGGGCTAGTCGAGAACCTCGGCGGCGGCGACCCGCTCGCGCTCGCGTCCACGATGAACGTGGCGGGGCACCTCGTCGACGTGTCCCCGCTCTCGACGATCGGCGCCTTGTGCGTGGCGTCGGTGCCGGCCGGGGACGCCAGCCGGCGCCTCTTCAACCAGCTCCTCGCCTGGGGGCTTTCGATGACCGTCGTCGGCGCGACGCTCTGCTGGCTGATGTTCTCCGGTATCTGA
- a CDS encoding DedA family protein encodes MEIVSTLLDLFLHLDEHLVDVATTYGAWIYALLFAIIFLETGVVATPFLPGDSLLFAAGALAAAGAVDIGVLLLLLTAAAILGDSVNYAIGRALGPRVFTEHRRLLNREHLLRTQRFYERHGGKTIVLARFVPIVRTFAPFVAGVGAMRYPRFLAFNVGGGCAWAGGFLLLGYFFGNQPIVKEHFGFVILAVIVISLLPVTYEAWRARNGRHPAA; translated from the coding sequence ATGGAAATCGTCTCCACGCTGCTCGATCTCTTCCTCCATCTGGACGAGCACCTCGTCGACGTCGCGACGACGTACGGCGCGTGGATCTATGCGCTGCTGTTCGCGATCATCTTCCTCGAAACCGGCGTCGTCGCCACGCCTTTCCTTCCCGGGGACTCCCTGCTGTTCGCGGCCGGCGCGCTCGCGGCCGCCGGAGCGGTCGATATCGGCGTGCTCCTTCTGCTTCTGACCGCCGCGGCGATCCTCGGCGACAGCGTGAATTACGCGATCGGCCGCGCCTTGGGGCCGCGAGTGTTCACGGAGCACCGCCGGCTGCTGAACCGCGAGCACCTGCTGCGCACGCAGCGTTTCTACGAACGCCACGGCGGAAAGACGATCGTGCTCGCCCGCTTCGTGCCGATCGTGCGCACTTTCGCGCCGTTCGTGGCGGGGGTCGGCGCGATGCGCTACCCGCGCTTCCTGGCCTTCAACGTCGGCGGCGGGTGCGCGTGGGCGGGAGGGTTCCTGCTGCTCGGTTACTTTTTCGGCAATCAGCCGATCGTGAAGGAGCATTTCGGCTTCGTGATTCTCGCCGTCATCGTGATCTCGCTCCTGCCCGTCACGTACGAGGCATGGCGGGCGCGCAACGGCAGGCACCCGGCCGCATGA